ATAAGCCGGGCATTATTCTCCGAGCAGCGCCTTCAGGCCAACCCTGTCATAGGGCCAGCAACCGTTAAACGCCGAGAAAAACCGGATTGCGCTAGGTCTTTGATACGGCTGATATTTTTTCGTGAAAAAAATTGAAAAAGTGCTTGCCAGCACGATTGGTCAACCGTAGAATGCGCGCCACACCGAGACGAAGGGTGATTAGCTCAGCCGGGAGAGCATCTGCCTTACAAGCAGAGGGTCGGCGGTTCGATCCCGTCATCACCCACCACTCGATGTATAGCGCAGCGGTAGTTCAGTCGGTTAGAATACCGGCCTGTCACGCCGGGGGTCGCGGGTTCGAGTCCCGTCCGCTGCGCCATATTCAACTTCCAGGGCCCACTGAACACCCGGAAGTTACAAAAAAGCGACCTTATAGGTCGCTTTTTTTTTCCTGATTTTTAGTATGCGGTGATGAAAAATAATTACGCGAAAGGCTTGCCAGCGTAAAAGTTCCTCCGTAGAATGCGCGCCTCACCGAGACGAAGGGTGATTAGCTCAGCCGGGAGAGCATCTGCCTTACAAGCAGAGGGTCGGCGGTTCGATCCCGTCATCACCCACCACTCGATGAATAGCGCAGCGGTAGTTCAGTCGGTTAGAATACCGGCCTGTCACGCCGGGGGTCGCGGGTTCGAGTCCCGTCCGCTGCGCCATATTCAACTTCCAGGGCCTACTGAACACCCGGAAGTTACAAAAAAAGCGACCTTAGGGTCGCTTTTTTTTTGCTTCGCGGTTCAAGCACACTCAGCGAGTGCGCTCTTCTTCCCGCAACGTCAGCACCTCAACCCCATCTTCCGTCACCGCCACCGTATGCTCCCACTGCGCCGACAGCGTGTGGTCACGGGTAATAACCGTCCAGCCATCGCGTAAGGTCCGGGTGCCGCGCCCGCCCTGGTTGATCATCGGCTCAATGGTGAACACCATCCCCGGCTTGAGCTTCATGCCCATGCCGCGTTGCCCGTAGTGCAACACTTCCGGCCCTTCGTGCATCTGCTGGCCGATGCCATGCCCGCAATACTCGCGCACCACGCTGTAGCCAGCGGCTTCGGCATGGGCCTGTACGGCGTGCCCGATATCACCCAGCGTGGCGCCGGGGCGCACTTGCCCGATGCCTTTCCACAACGCGTCGTAGGTGGTTTCGACCAGCCGACGTGCTTCATCACTGACCTGGCCAATGGCGTACATCTTCGAAGAGTCAGCGATGTAGCCACCCTGTTCCAGGGTGATGTCGACGTTGATGATCGAGCCTTCTTTCAACACTTCATCGGCCTTGGGCATGCCGTGGCAAACCACGTGGTCCACCGAGGTGTTGAGCGAGTAGGGGAAACCGTATTGCCCTTTGCTGGCGGGGCGTGCCTTTAGCGTGTCGATGATGAACGCTTCGGCGCGGTCGTTGATCTGCATCGTGGTCACGCCAGGGCGGATGAAACCGTCGAGGTCGGCGAACACCTTGGCCAGCAGTTGGCCGGCGTTGCGCATCAGGGCAAGTTGGGCGGGGGTCTTGAGAATCACTTGGGACATGGGGGAGGGGGCGTTGCTCGTGTTGGAAATTGCGCCAGCATAGCGCTTCGAGGTCTTGGCTTGCCACCGCGTGGTGCGTTGCCTGTGCCGGCCCTTTCGCGGGTAAACCCGCTCCCACAGGTACTTCGCACTTATAAAAGGCTGTGGTGATCCTGTGGGAGCGGGTTTACCCGCGAAAGGGCCGGCACAGCTGGCCCACAATTTGCTGGCTTGCCACTATCCGGGCCATCAACGTCGATCGCCCACACCCCACGACAAAGGCGCCGTGTTGCCCGCTTGCCATCCGCAAGCCCGGGCAGCCGGCGCCTTTTTGCGTTTTTAACGGAGACCCCTCATGGCCAATAGCGAAGTGCGCAGCGTGTGCCCCTATTGCGGCGTCGGCTGCGGCATTGTCATGAGCGTGGCTGACGGCAAGGTGGTGAAAATTGCCGGCGACAAGCAGCACCCGGCCAACTTCGGGCGGCTCTGCACCAAGGGCCTCACCGCCCACGTACCGTTGACCGCTGCGGGGCGCATGGAAAACGCCTACGTTCGCCACCCGCGCAATCAGCAGCCGGTACGCAGCAGCCTCGATCAGGCCATCAACCAGGCCGCCTGGCGCCTGCGCACCATCATCGACCAGCACGGCCCCGACGCCGTGGCGCTGTACGTTTCCGGGCAAATGTCGCTGGAAGCCCAGTACCTGGCCAACAAACTCGCCAAAGGTTTCATCCGCACCCGCCACATCGAATCCAACTCGCGCCTGTGCATGGCCAGCGCCAGCAGTGGTTACAAGCTGTCACTTGGCGCCGACGGCCCACCCGGCAGTTACCAGGACTTCGACCGTGCCGACGTATTCCTGGTGATCGGCGCCAACATGGCCGACTGCCACCCGATCCTGTTCCTGCGCCTGCTCGACCGGCTCAAGGCCGGCGCCAAGCTGATCGTGGTCGACCCGCGCCGCACCGCCACCGCCGACAAGGCCGACCTGTTCCTGCAAGTGCGCCCCGGTAGCGACATGGCCCTGCTCAACGGCCTGCTGTACCTGTTGCACCACAATGGCCACACCGATCCTGCTTTTATCGCCGCGCACACCGAGGGCTGGGAGGAACTGCCGGCATTCCTCGCGGACTACACCCCCGAGCGCGTGGCCGCAATCACTGGCCTGAGCGAAGCGGACATCCGCCAGGCCGCCGAATGGATCGGCACCGCCGGGGCCTGGATGAGCTGCTGGACCATGGGCCTGAACCAGAGCGTGCACGGCACCTGGCACAGCAATGCACTGTGCAACCTGCACCTGGCCACCGGTGCCATTTGCCGCCCCGGCAGCGGGCCGTTCTCGCTCACCGGCCAGCCCAATGCCATGGGCGGCCGCGAAATGGGCTACATGGGGCCTGGCCTGCCGGGCCAACGCTCCGCGCTGGTCGAAGCCGATCGCGGATTCGTCGAGAACCAGTGGGGGCTGGCCACCGGCACCCTGCGCGCTGAAAGCGGTGAAGGCACCATCGCCCTGTTCGAACAGATGAAGGCCGGTGCAGTGAAAGCCTGCTGGATCATTTGCAGCAACCCGGTGGCCAGCGTGGCCAACCGCCAGCAGGTGATCGATGGCTTGCAGCAAGCCGAACTGGTGATTACCCAGGACGCCTTCCTCGACACCGAAACCAACCACTACGCCGATATCCTCCTGCCCGCCGCATTGTGGGCCGAAGGTGAGGGCGTGATGATCAACAGCGAGCGCAACCTGACATTGATGCCCCGCGCCGTAGACGCCCCGGGCGACAGCCTGCCGGACTGGCAGATCATTGCCAGAGTCGCTTGCGCCATGGGCTACGCCGAGGCCTTCGACTACCCCGACGCCGAAGCGGTGTACGACGAAATACGCCGTTTCAACAACCCCGCCAGCGGCTACGACCTACGTGGCATCGGCTACACGCAATTGCGTAACAAGCCTCACCAGTGGCCCAGCGCCCCTGATCGTGAAGATGACCGCAGCCCACTGCGCTATGTCGACACTGGCACACTGGTGTTTCCGACCCCCAGCGGCAAGGCCCGCTTCTTCGCCCGGCCCTGGCTGCCAGCGCCTGAAATGCCGGGCGCCGATTTCCCTTTGGTACTCAACACCGGCCGCGTGCAGCACCAATGGCACACCCTGACCAAGACTGGCAAAGTGCCCGCGCTGAACAAGCTCGAGCCCGGCCCGTACGTTGAAATCCACCCGCAAGATGCCCAGCAGCTGGGCATCGCCGACAAAGACCAGGTCGCCATCCGTTCGCGTCGCGGCCAGGCGGTGCTGCCTGCTCGGGTCAGCGACCGGGTAATGCCCGGCAATTGTTTTGCGCCATTTCACTGGAACGATGTGATCGGCGAGCAACTGGCCATCAATGCCGTGACCTGTGACGCAGTCGACCCCGTGTCGCTGCAGCCAGCCTTCAAGCACTGCGCCGTGGCCCTGGAACGCGTGGCTGGCGAGCGTATCGATGCGCTCGAACTGGATGCGGCGCAGCCTTTCGAGGTTTCGGGGCATCAAGTGCTGTGGGCATCGCAAACCGGCAACAGTGAACGCCTGGCCGAACGCTGCGTGCAGCAGTTGCGCGCTGCCGGCCTGAACGCCCAGCTCAACAGCATGGAGGCTGTCAGCCCGCTGCAATTGCAGGGCGCAGCCAGCGTGGTGCTTATTGCCAGTACCTTCGGCGATGGCGATGCCCCCGATAGTGGCGCAGCGTTCTGGCGGGCGTTGCAGGGCGATGTGGGCAACTTTTGTGACGAAATGCCTTACGCCGTGCTGGCGTTGGGTGATTCCAACTACGACCAGTTTTGCGGTTTCGGGCGCAAGCTCGACCAAAGGCTGGCCGACCTGGGCGGGCGACGCTTGCTGCCACGGGTTGATTGCGAGGCGGACGTTGACGCCGCCTTCAGTGCCTGGCTCGAAGCCTTGATACCCGAACTGGGCGGGGCCAGTATTCCTATACCAATGCCTGAATCGGAGGTTACCGCCACGTTCAGCAAGCAAACGCCCCTGCCCGCCACCTTGCTGGAAAACCGCCTGCTGAACGGCCCGGGCGCCAGCAAGGAAACGCGCCAGGTGGTGTTCGACCTGGGCGGCAGTGACTTCGCTTACGAGGCCGGCGATGCCCTTGGCGTTTGGCCGCGTAACTGCCCGGCGCTGGTTGCGGAGTTGCTGGCATTGATGCAGCTGGATGGCCACATGCCGGTCGAACTCAACGGTTTGCCTGCAATGCCGTTGGCCGAAGCGCTGGAAGTGCATCTGGACATTACCAAGGTCACCCCGCAGCAACTGCAAGCTTTCAGCGAGCACTCGAACGACTTGCAGCACCTGCTGTTGCCCGAGTGCAAGGCCGAACTGCAAAACTGGCTGTGGGGGCGGCAGCTGGCCGATGTGCTGCGGACGTTCCCCCAGCACTTGCCGCTAGCCAGCTGGCTTGCCCTGCTCAAGCCGCTGCAGCCCCGGTTGTACTCGATCAGTTCGAGCCCCAAAGCGCACCCGGGCCAGGTGCACCTGACTGTTTCGACCGTGCGTTATGGTGAGCGCAAAGGCGTGTGTTCGGCCTTTCTGGCCGACCGGGGCGCGTCATTCAAGGTGGGTATTTTCCCGCAGGTATCGAAGCACTTTCGCTTGCCTGACGACGACAGCGCGCCGGTGATCATGGTTGGCCCAGGTACCGGTATCGCGCCGTTCAGGGCGTTTCTCGAAGAACGTGAAGCACGCGGGGCCACCGGGCAGAACTGGCTGTTTTTTGGCGAGCAGTATGCGGCTACCGACTTCTATTACCGGGAACAGTTACAGGCGTGGCAGGCGGCGGGGCACCTACGATTGAGCACGGCGTTCTCCCGCGACCAGGCCGAGAAGGTGTACGTGCAGCAGCGCATGCTGGAACAGGGCGCAGAGCTGTGGCGCTGGCTGCAGGCAGGGGCGTATTTCTACATTTGCGGGGATGCGCAGCGGATGGCCAAAGACGTGGATGCCGCCTTGCGCCAGATCATTGTCGAACATGGCGGGGTGGATGCCGATAGCTACATGGAGGCGTTCAGCAAGGCCAGGCGGTATCGGCGTGATGTGTATTGAAATGCACCGGGATGGGGAGTGATGCACCTTGGATGTGCGTTTCCTATGATGGCCATTCGCGGATAAATCCGCTCCTACACAGGCCACGCAGGCCTGTAGGAGCGGATTTATCCGCGAGAGGCCGGTGCAGGCCGCCACCTGGCACACTCCCTGCTTGACCCAAACTACAATCAGCCCCCTTGGTCAACGGCGATC
The genomic region above belongs to Pseudomonas sp. PSKL.D1 and contains:
- the map gene encoding type I methionyl aminopeptidase, with amino-acid sequence MSQVILKTPAQLALMRNAGQLLAKVFADLDGFIRPGVTTMQINDRAEAFIIDTLKARPASKGQYGFPYSLNTSVDHVVCHGMPKADEVLKEGSIINVDITLEQGGYIADSSKMYAIGQVSDEARRLVETTYDALWKGIGQVRPGATLGDIGHAVQAHAEAAGYSVVREYCGHGIGQQMHEGPEVLHYGQRGMGMKLKPGMVFTIEPMINQGGRGTRTLRDGWTVITRDHTLSAQWEHTVAVTEDGVEVLTLREEERTR
- a CDS encoding bifunctional nitrate reductase/sulfite reductase flavoprotein subunit alpha encodes the protein MANSEVRSVCPYCGVGCGIVMSVADGKVVKIAGDKQHPANFGRLCTKGLTAHVPLTAAGRMENAYVRHPRNQQPVRSSLDQAINQAAWRLRTIIDQHGPDAVALYVSGQMSLEAQYLANKLAKGFIRTRHIESNSRLCMASASSGYKLSLGADGPPGSYQDFDRADVFLVIGANMADCHPILFLRLLDRLKAGAKLIVVDPRRTATADKADLFLQVRPGSDMALLNGLLYLLHHNGHTDPAFIAAHTEGWEELPAFLADYTPERVAAITGLSEADIRQAAEWIGTAGAWMSCWTMGLNQSVHGTWHSNALCNLHLATGAICRPGSGPFSLTGQPNAMGGREMGYMGPGLPGQRSALVEADRGFVENQWGLATGTLRAESGEGTIALFEQMKAGAVKACWIICSNPVASVANRQQVIDGLQQAELVITQDAFLDTETNHYADILLPAALWAEGEGVMINSERNLTLMPRAVDAPGDSLPDWQIIARVACAMGYAEAFDYPDAEAVYDEIRRFNNPASGYDLRGIGYTQLRNKPHQWPSAPDREDDRSPLRYVDTGTLVFPTPSGKARFFARPWLPAPEMPGADFPLVLNTGRVQHQWHTLTKTGKVPALNKLEPGPYVEIHPQDAQQLGIADKDQVAIRSRRGQAVLPARVSDRVMPGNCFAPFHWNDVIGEQLAINAVTCDAVDPVSLQPAFKHCAVALERVAGERIDALELDAAQPFEVSGHQVLWASQTGNSERLAERCVQQLRAAGLNAQLNSMEAVSPLQLQGAASVVLIASTFGDGDAPDSGAAFWRALQGDVGNFCDEMPYAVLALGDSNYDQFCGFGRKLDQRLADLGGRRLLPRVDCEADVDAAFSAWLEALIPELGGASIPIPMPESEVTATFSKQTPLPATLLENRLLNGPGASKETRQVVFDLGGSDFAYEAGDALGVWPRNCPALVAELLALMQLDGHMPVELNGLPAMPLAEALEVHLDITKVTPQQLQAFSEHSNDLQHLLLPECKAELQNWLWGRQLADVLRTFPQHLPLASWLALLKPLQPRLYSISSSPKAHPGQVHLTVSTVRYGERKGVCSAFLADRGASFKVGIFPQVSKHFRLPDDDSAPVIMVGPGTGIAPFRAFLEEREARGATGQNWLFFGEQYAATDFYYREQLQAWQAAGHLRLSTAFSRDQAEKVYVQQRMLEQGAELWRWLQAGAYFYICGDAQRMAKDVDAALRQIIVEHGGVDADSYMEAFSKARRYRRDVY